The following are from one region of the Vitis riparia cultivar Riparia Gloire de Montpellier isolate 1030 chromosome 9, EGFV_Vit.rip_1.0, whole genome shotgun sequence genome:
- the LOC117921561 gene encoding protein SYS1 homolog, giving the protein MFYGAGVWDPWLIVAQIVCLQCLYYLTLGVFMAILVGTRVSRISLVYFFDFSTLTGATVTGWCVIASFGLSALAGAVFLLYLIERAKKCLDFSATLYVIHLFICIIYGGWPSSITWWVVNGTCLAMMALLGEYLCIRRELLEIPITRYRSNV; this is encoded by the exons ATGTTCTATGGTGCTGGGGTGTGGGATCCTTGGCTCATTGTTGCCCAAATTGTTTGTCTTCAATGCTTATACTATCTCACTCTTGGGGTGTTCATGGCGATTCTTGTCGGGACTCGCGTTTCTCGGATTAGTCTCGTATACTTCTTCGATTTCTCGACGCTTACCGGCGCAACGGTCACCGGTTGGTGCGTCATTGCTTCGTTTGGTCTCAGTGCGCTTGCAGG AGCTGTCTTTTTGCTTTATCTGATTGAGAGGGCAAAGAAATGCTTAGATTTCTCTGCCACACTGTATGTTATCCATCTCTTTATATGCATCATATATGGAGGTTGGCCTTCCTCAATAACATGGTGGGTTGTGAATGGTACTTGTCTCGCAATGATGGCTTTGCTCGGTGAATATTTGTGCATAAGACGTGAACTGCTAGAAATTCCTATAACACGATACCGTTCAA